The DNA region CAAACTATCTTTTCTCGCCTCTGTGCGACGTGAAACTTTTTACAAATGAACAATATTTTATCCATTATACTGaaatacaaaaatatgtttaAATCTCCCACGCGCGAGTATACAAACAACGTTTAACCGCTAGAATGCGACCTAAACACCGTTCTCTAAAATCAACCAACATATATGTGATTTTCTACTAAGAATTGTGTAGCTTTGAGTTTCACATCGCAGCTGGGGATACATAAGAGTAAGATTCAACATCTCGACAAGCACCTTAATAAAAAGTCTATTTTTAtcccttttctttttcttttcaacttttaaTAATTAGAAGAAATAACATTATGCTAATATTCAATTCACAAAATTAACTAAATGGTTTTCGTTAAATACAACATATATGAGGGATGTTAATATCTTTTTCACGTATAATCGACTTCCGAATCCGAATTTGATTGCGACGAccatttttttcttcttttaaatGAGCCACATCTAAAGAATCGGTTgaatagtaataataatatagGTTATGATCTATTGATGTATTTCATGAAAACTAATGAATTAAAGAGGCATAGTTGATTACAAATTGTGCAAATAATATTTACTTATAATAGGAATGGAACATAAAATCATATGAAACTAAGACCCGATAAACATGTAGTTAGAAAAATTGTGTCTTAATTAAGAAACCGACCAAgattcactacgccaaaaaagacctatgagagcgcattttttggcctttaaaagcgcttaaaagcgctgccgtaggtggcgctgctataggttttagcagcgctttttgtttactaaaaagcgctgctaaaggttgtcaatagagagcgctttttagtaaaaagcgctgctaaaggtggtatatagacaacctttaagagcgctttttactaaaaagcgctctctattgacaacctttagcagcgcttttgagtaaaaagcgctcttaaaggttgtctatataccacctatagcagcgctttttactaaaaagcgctctctattgacaacctatagcagcgctttttagtaaaaagcgctctttattgacaacctatagcagcgctttttactaaaaagcgctctctattgacaacctttagcagcgctttttagtaaaaagcgctctctattgacaacctttagcagcgctttttactaaaaaaCGCTGGCTTTTCCTCTAGTAAAATAACAAAACGCTGCCTTCAGTTTAAGCCTACCATTTTCAACCTGTAATATTTTTTGGGAATAATCCCATAAACCTGTAAATCAAGCCTCTCTAATTCAagcatttggagtcataattcaagcatttgtaattttttaaaccaacacaagcaaaccaacacaagaatgaacacatttggagtcataattcaagcaaaccaacacaaggatagataggcactgaacacatttggagtcataattcaagcatttgtaattttttaaagcaaaccaacacaagaatgaacacattaatatatccatgaaattaaagatatcactaaaattataaagaactatacacaagtcaaaactaatatgttatacggcctatttggagtcataactaatctgttaaaaatataaagaactatacacttgccaaccagaaaccattcttcatcaaagtattcatgttattttgaaaccattatatactaattaatcttttctcaataaaatattgacacaattcctccttgatttgttccaactgcagtctcgtgtaatgagcacacttgtattcatcaaagtactacataacaaaacataatatgcatgatttagttaaaagtaataaataatatgaaatattcgataaatattaaaacaaatcCTAAGTTATAAATCCATACCGTGATTGGAATCTCTATTTGATTCATATTAATGATTTCCCTCATAAACCTCATTACAAAGTATCCGCAATCGATACCGTTGCGCTGTAGAGGACACTACATAGAAAAAAAATAAGAATGTATAGTTATCTTTTCTTATCAAGTAGCatcactattataagcaaaattGTGAAAATTAAAGTACCTGCACTTTTATCCACGTAATGTTGCTGGATTTAGTACGTGGTACTCGAGCTTGTCTTTGAGATCGGAACACTTTTATTGatctaacaaaataaaaacatatatttaGAACAATCTCACATAAATATACACGAATATTTAGAACAGTCTCACTTACGTATCAACTAATTGCTTCATATCCGGATAATTTGTCCATTCATCATCTATCGAATTCAGAAAATATACCACTTCTTTTAAAGGATCAATAGCAAGCAACAACCAGTGACACctataaattaaaacaaaagtttataTGGAAATTTTTTACGTAAAAGAAACAATTAAAGATTAGAATAAACTTAGAATTAAAATCTAACCCTGAATTATACGGCCAAAGATACAAGTTGTTTGTACTGCTGGCCATGAATCTCTTGACTAAGTACTCTCTACATGAATCCGGTTCCCTACAAATTAATGCTTTGTTGACCAGGGAGGAAGACACGAAACGGAATCTGTTTGACAATTGATCATTCCCGTGCATGAAATTGTCATACAAGAACCTtcaataaaaacataataaacattagactatttttattgaaatgtgtaaataaattgttcaagtaattaaataatatataGATCGGATTACCGGATGTATGTGTGTATAACACCGACGCCTAATTCTTGATGCCGAAAAATATGTTCCAGATCTTCTTTTCCGATTGTTTCAGTGCATGAATAACCAAAGATATCTTCCTCCATATCCAGTAAGCGAATAGCACCAGCTGTTGCCATATCTGATGAGTCAACAAGTGTTTCAAGAGATATCTGGTATCGAGGCACAAAAGCACCTTTTTTGGCAAATAAGTCACTGGAAGATCCCTTTTGTTTTTCTGTCGACTACCAATTTTCTGGCTCAGTTGTTGTGACCCTTGAGCAAATACCTATAAATCATATAACATAGGTAAATTATAAAATCATGCATTTTTTGATTCGGATCATATAATTAACACTTTCAATATACCtctttttgtgatgcaacagacTCGTTGTGCCGCAAAATCCCTTTATCCTTAGATGCGGGTTTTGTAGGCGTCTAAAATTACCatgtaaaaaaaattaacttAACGGTTCAGAATTGACATTTGAATACTAAAAGATTCATAGTGGTTTTTGAATTCAACATACCTCATCATCAATGAAAATGAGATCCAAGGGCCATGCAACAAATGATCCTATTGCATCTCGCAGCAATGTTGTCTCTGAAACAATGTCAGGTATCGGTAGCAACGCATCCTTATCTAATACAACATCAACCGATACTTTAAGGTGTCCATCCGGGAGCGGTCTATGGTGAAGTAAATCTtccgaagtgttgtgcacttttcccttgccaactagGCGATAAGTCGGTGACGATAAGTATAGCTGACAAGatgaaatgccctaaaccaataataaatatgttacttttaatgtgtatatatttcaattaacataaatgtgctattttaatttcaaaataacatatataattacctcgggaaatttaTTTTGACAATTGATACTGGCTTTCTCACTAGTTTCTTTCAACTGTGAACTGCACTTTTCCATACACCTATATCTCTCATTATCCTTTTGCAATTGAAGAACTTGCGCTTGTAATGCCTGCAACGTCTccatcacttcttgattgctAGGATTTCTTCTCCTTGGATTCTTATACAAGGAAGTTGGAGTACAACCATGCCCTTTACCCCTCACCCGACCGGgatactcaggaacatttagtgCTCTACTAAGTACGCTCCTGTTCTCCTGGTCCTCAGCTGTGCTTATCGATTGAGATAGGGTCTCCTGAAATTCATTTACATATCGGAAATTATTAGTGGagataaaaaaattaattatatattattaaacttttgatttaattaaaGACACAATGTTCTACTTACACATTCATCATAAATATGTTGAACGTCATCCCTAACAGTTCCATCCTTTCCCACACGAGCTTCTTTCCACAAAACATGTGGCGGAAGtgatgttgcgtcacttttcgTCTCGTCTAACTACGCATTGACACAAATAATAAGataatcaattataacacatTGAGACAATTAATAAGATCGTAGCATTTTTGTATACTTACAATTTTTTCCTCTAAGCGTGCATATCCCAAacgcccttttttgtatgcatacGTGGGATTTGACGCTCTCTCGCGATTTGTGGCACTCACTTTCTTGAAATTTTCGTCTCTTCTTTGGGCTACAAAAGCAACCCATTCTTCTTCTGTAATGAAGATCGCATACTTCACTGGATATTCCGGATCATATTCAACAAAAAAAATTTCTTTGTCCTTAAGATACTTGTTTGTTAAAAACGTTCTCCACCCTCTGtgtctttttccggccaattgaagTATATACTTTTTTCGGATAGTTGTATCTTCAATGTTAAAAGACCTCTACGAAAAAATATTGGAATAGAGTGTGTTAGTATAAGTAATTTAAACACATTATCGTCAATATAAAGAAAATATAAACAATCATATATTGTACCAGTATCTCAGTCCAAATCTTATCTTTAGCGCTACCCAACTCTTTATTACTCCATCTTGTAGCAGTGATTGGAATGTGCATACGAACAAGTGTACCAATGTAGCTTGCCAACTTTGCAGCATTAGACCCAATTAGTTGGTTATCAGCATTCCAATTTACATTATATGTTACTGCTTTATCTCTATCACGAATGATACTCTTCATAATAGTGATGCCTCGTGTAATTTCTTTTTCTGAAGTATCATCAGGAGCATTTGCATCTTGTGAGTTTTCTTGATCACTAGCCATTTaacctgtaataaagaaaaaatataaaaatgaaatgaaaaatataaaaatccATAATCAATAATCCatatatatattgaataataTAAAATGACATAGGCTATAATTAAATTTTCTTGAATGACATAGGCTATAATTATACTATTACCTTTTTCAGTAACgtctctttcttttcttggtaGGAATATGTTCTACTTTTCTTTTAACAACgcggacggttggattgatccaaataccctcattatgatcatttctaatacATGATTCATTCTCATTTTGATCATTTATGGTAAAagattcaatctcaacatcaatatcaccttgatctccaattctttcatcaattactttgttagataaaagcactatagaccatttcgtacttgTCGGATCAGTGACATAGAATACTTGTttagcttgagaggctagaatgAAAGGCTCATCTGTGTAACCCACCCTAttaagatcaacttgcaaaaatcctgacttatccacTCGTATGCcattattattttcaacccacttgcaaccaaatataggaatctgaaacttctcataatcaaacaccaAAATGCGCTCGATAACCCCAAAATATGACAGATTTGCAAATTTcgggtttaagtccttcacacttgatatgtgcattgcttcagctaccaaggtgacaccactattttgcatagtacttttatcatcttgttctttggtataaaatgtgtatccattaattgcgtatgcgctataagaaaacacaaccaaacttggaccatatgctaaacatctcaacctttctgttattgaagcgggatctgaacgatactttgaataaatatgtTCCTTAAACCATGGTATGAAACttcgattgtgctctcgtactatccaattcTCATTTCTATTCGGATTTAAACCTCGAAGAACAcccttgtgcatttcaacatatggctcaacctcaatctcattgtgcagaacatacaaatgcacttgatctcgttcgacccttgatactgtCACAACTTTATTTCCAATTAGCTGTTTACCTTCTTTTTTTTCAACAATATGAGATTTGGGGAGTCCAATTGATTGAACATTTGACAAATATTCTGTACAAAACTCAAccgcttcttcaacaatgtatcgttcggcaatacaaccctctggtcgacttcggtttttcacatacccttttaatattttcatataacgttcagcagggtacatccatctcatataagctggtccgcacaattgtgtctctttcacaagatgaacgACTAGATGGACCATTATGTCAAAAAACGAgggaggaaaatacatttcaagaTCACACAAAGTAACAACTATTTCTTTTTGCAATgttggtaagatcgcaggatcgatcatcttactgcaaattgacttgaagaaaaaacacaatttagttattgcgcttcttactttttctggcagaatagaacgtatacttatcggtagaaaatgttccattataacatggcaatcatgcgtctttaaactctttaacttgaggtctttcatagacacaagtcttctaatatctgatGAGTAgccttctggaactttaacttcacttaggAACTTACACaatatttttttctcctttctagatagagtgtaaacagcaggtggtagatatgttcgttttcctttcttcacgggtcccaattcagttctcattcccatgTTTACCATGTCCTTCCTTACattaaggccatccttagactttccttgtatattgagtaacgtaCCAATAACACTgtcaaatacatttttttcaatatgcataacatcgaggAAATGTCTTACatacaaagacttccaatatggcagttcaaaaaaaattgaccttttcttccacccactCTTGACAAGTgtatgtgcaaaaggcttgccaaacttAGTACTTACGTCcttcaccttttcaaaaatttgatcacctGTCAACATTGTTGGAGCTCTACCTTCTTCTGTATttccattgaatgcttttctccacccacggtagtgatgattagaatttaagaatctacgatgaccgagaaagacattcttaTGACAAAGGTCCAATCGcatcgtatcggttccgtcttcacaaacaggacacgctTTTTCACCTTTAATGTTgtaccctgatagatttccgtatgctggaaaatcattaattgttccaaacaacatcgccctcaagttgaaactttctttcctatacccatcataaacctccacaccgttctcccacaaaaactttaaatcttcgattaagggtgtcaagtatacgtctatgtcattccctggttgtttaggcccagaaattaacatagataacatcatgtacttacgcttcatacatagccatggaggtaggttataaatcataagaatcacaggccatgtgcTATGCGAGATACTTTGAAtaccatgtgggttcattccatcagtagacaatgccaagcgaaggtttcttgcttcttttccaaattcaggataatcattatcaattttcatCCACTGgggtgaatctgccggatgtcgaaactttccatcaataattctttcatctgcatgccaagtcaagtgtcttgaatcggtttcactacgatacatgcgtctaaatctcggaattataggaaaataccataagacttttgctggagacaactttTTCTTATATCGAGGGGCACCacatttaggacactcatttaacgatgcatactcgtttcgaaacaaaacgcaatcgtttgaacaggcatgtatcttatcatagctcatgccaatagagcacaacatctttttggcCTCATAcgttcgattgggaagaacattatcctctGGTAGTATATCTTTCATAAGagctaataactctgtgaaacttttatccgaccatccattgcccgcctttaagttgtacaactttaataacgcagacaatcttgtgaattttGTACAACCATTatacaacggtttctctgcatcgcttaccaaCCTCTCGAACATTTTGGGACAGTCCTTAAGATCTTCTTCAAGCGCTTCTGCAATCTCTTCGACTCGATCATAATCATATGTATCTGTGCAATCGTCGTttgaagcataggtcgtattataccccgattcaacattctcgttacttttctcaccatgcaaattccaacatgtataacttctATCAATTCCATACCGTAGTAAATGCGATGCCAACTGAACCGCGTCAACCTGACTCCCATAACAGCAACTCAAGCAAGGACATGTCATTCGATTGGGGTCTTTGGCGTGCGCAATAGCAAACTTAACAAATTTcgataccccattctcgtactcttTCGACAATCGAT from Lathyrus oleraceus cultivar Zhongwan6 chromosome 1, CAAS_Psat_ZW6_1.0, whole genome shotgun sequence includes:
- the LOC127097111 gene encoding uncharacterized protein LOC127097111, which produces MASDQENSQDANAPDDTSEKEITRGITIMKSIIRDRDKAVTYNVNWNADNQLIGSNAAKLASYIGTLVRMHIPITATRWSNKELGSAKDKIWTEILRSFNIEDTTIRKKYILQLAGKRHRGWRTFLTNKYLKDKEIFFVEYDPEYPVKYAIFITEEEWVAFVAQRRDENFKKVSATNRERASNPTYAYKKGRLGYARLEEKILDETKSDATSLPPHVLWKEARVGKDGTVRDDVQHIYDECETLSQSISTAEDQENRSVLSRALNVPEYPGRVRGKGHGCTPTSLYKNPRRRNPSNQEVMETLQALQAQVLQLQKDNERYRAFHLVSYTYRHRLIA